A single region of the Solwaraspora sp. WMMD406 genome encodes:
- a CDS encoding sensor histidine kinase, whose translation MTSTATARAGTPTASGMITRRLGSDSVFVLTGLPLALANFVVSVVGLALGLGLLVTVIGLPILSGALHAARTFADVERRRIAPVLDTPQVQPRYRAVGPEAGAWRRIMVPVLEPQSWLDLAFGMLRLPVTLIAVPVTLAWWVGAAAGSLYWLYDWLLPVGQGDGLAPLLGLGDAPAARIALHTAIGLFFLITLPIVVRGCALLQAWFARGLLTGVAEMHDRITTLEEQRQAAVSAEAIALRRLERDIHDGPQQRLVRLAMDLGRAREQLTIDPEAAGRTLDEALSQTRETLNELRTLSRGIAPPILVDRGLPSAIAALAGRGVIPVDLAVDAHLGTAAGRPAAGVESSVYFLVAEALTNIAKHSGATTCSVTVRQDGDRLIVTVSDDGVGGAHVAKGHGLAGIADRVRAHGGTLVVTSPAGGGTAIHAELPM comes from the coding sequence ATGACCAGCACCGCGACCGCCCGAGCCGGCACGCCGACCGCGTCCGGCATGATCACCCGCCGACTCGGCAGCGACTCGGTGTTCGTGCTCACCGGGCTGCCACTGGCCCTGGCCAACTTCGTGGTCAGCGTCGTCGGACTCGCGCTCGGGTTGGGCCTGCTGGTGACCGTGATCGGCCTACCGATCCTGAGCGGGGCGCTGCACGCCGCCCGGACCTTCGCCGATGTCGAGCGTCGCCGGATCGCCCCGGTGCTCGACACCCCGCAGGTGCAGCCCCGATATCGCGCCGTCGGCCCCGAGGCCGGCGCCTGGCGGCGGATCATGGTGCCCGTCCTGGAACCGCAGTCCTGGCTCGACCTGGCCTTCGGCATGCTGCGTCTGCCGGTGACGCTGATCGCCGTACCGGTGACGCTGGCCTGGTGGGTCGGTGCCGCCGCCGGTTCGCTCTACTGGCTCTACGACTGGCTGCTGCCGGTCGGGCAGGGCGATGGACTGGCGCCGCTGCTCGGCCTCGGCGACGCTCCGGCCGCCCGGATCGCGCTGCACACCGCCATCGGACTGTTCTTCCTGATCACCCTGCCGATCGTGGTTCGCGGTTGTGCCCTGCTCCAGGCGTGGTTCGCCCGTGGTCTGCTCACCGGCGTCGCCGAGATGCACGACCGGATCACGACGTTGGAGGAGCAGCGGCAGGCCGCCGTCTCCGCCGAGGCGATCGCCCTGCGGCGGCTGGAGCGCGACATCCATGACGGTCCTCAGCAACGGCTGGTCCGACTCGCCATGGATCTCGGTCGGGCCAGGGAACAGTTGACGATCGACCCGGAGGCCGCCGGCCGTACCCTGGACGAGGCGTTGAGCCAGACCAGGGAGACCCTCAACGAGCTCCGTACCCTCTCCCGGGGGATCGCGCCGCCGATCCTGGTCGACCGTGGCCTGCCCAGCGCGATCGCTGCCCTGGCCGGCCGAGGGGTGATCCCGGTCGATCTCGCCGTCGACGCGCACCTCGGCACCGCTGCCGGCCGGCCCGCCGCAGGAGTGGAGAGCAGCGTCTACTTCCTCGTCGCCGAGGCACTGACCAACATCGCCAAGCACAGCGGGGCCACCACCTGCTCGGTCACTGTCCGCCAGGACGGCGACCGGTTGATCGTGACGGTGAGCGACGACGGGGTCGGCGGGGCGCACGTCGCCAAGGGGCACGGGCTCGCCGGCATCGCCGACCGGGTTCGCGCACACGGCGGCACGCTCGTCGTCACCAGCCCGGCCGGCGGCGGCACCGCGATCCACGCCGAACTACCGATGTGA
- a CDS encoding response regulator transcription factor codes for MRVVIADDAVLLREGLVRLLTEHGHHVSAAVGDGPSLVAAVVEHRPDVSIVDVRMPPSHTDEGLRAAVEARRLVPGTPVLMLSQYVEVSYADDLLADRAGAVGYLLKDRVAAIAEFLDLLGRVAAGGTVLDPEVVSQLLVRRRRDDPLRDLTPREREVLGLMAEGRSNSAIARLLVVSDGAVEKHVHNIFCKLQLPPDTEQHRRVLAVLAYLRS; via the coding sequence ATGCGGGTAGTGATCGCGGACGACGCGGTGCTCCTTCGGGAAGGCCTGGTCCGTCTGCTCACCGAACACGGCCACCATGTATCGGCCGCGGTCGGCGACGGGCCGTCCCTGGTGGCGGCGGTCGTCGAGCACCGACCGGACGTCTCGATCGTCGATGTCCGGATGCCGCCGTCGCACACCGACGAAGGACTCCGCGCGGCGGTCGAGGCCCGCCGCCTGGTGCCCGGAACACCGGTCCTGATGCTGTCCCAGTACGTGGAGGTCTCCTACGCCGACGACCTGCTGGCCGATCGGGCCGGCGCGGTGGGCTACCTACTCAAGGACCGGGTCGCCGCGATCGCGGAATTCCTGGACTTGCTCGGACGGGTGGCCGCCGGCGGCACCGTGCTCGATCCGGAGGTGGTCAGCCAACTGCTGGTACGGCGCCGTCGCGACGATCCGCTCCGCGATCTGACGCCCCGCGAGCGCGAGGTGCTCGGGCTGATGGCCGAGGGCCGCTCGAACAGCGCCATCGCCCGCCTGTTGGTGGTCAGCGACGGCGCGGTCGAAAAGCACGTGCACAACATCTTCTGCAAGTTGCAGCTGCCGCCTGACACCGAGCAGCACCGGCGGGTGCTGGCCGTCCTCGCCTATCTGCGGAGCTGA
- a CDS encoding HAD hydrolase-like protein, translated as MVAAHTHLVWDWNGTLLNDLALVVTSTNHAMATVDGPVLTSEQHRVAFRRPVADYYAQVLGRIVDAEEFGRLDQIFHDAYRAGLTTCALAADAERALRSWSGTQSLLSMWFHDELVPLVETYGLTPTFRRIDGLRAAVGGDRKASHLRRHLAELGVDPVETVLIGDTLDDADAADEVGAGCVLYTGGITDSERLRARGVPVAESLTEAVRLAAYR; from the coding sequence GTGGTCGCGGCGCACACCCATCTCGTCTGGGACTGGAACGGCACTCTGCTCAACGACCTGGCGCTGGTGGTCACCTCGACCAACCACGCGATGGCCACGGTCGACGGACCGGTGCTCACCTCCGAACAACACCGGGTCGCGTTCCGGCGTCCCGTCGCCGACTATTACGCCCAGGTGCTCGGCCGCATCGTGGACGCCGAGGAGTTCGGCCGGCTCGACCAGATATTTCACGACGCGTACCGAGCCGGGCTGACCACCTGCGCACTCGCCGCCGACGCCGAACGGGCGTTGCGGAGCTGGTCAGGAACTCAATCGCTGCTGTCCATGTGGTTCCACGACGAACTCGTGCCGCTGGTGGAGACCTACGGGTTGACGCCGACCTTCCGGCGCATCGACGGGCTGCGGGCCGCAGTCGGCGGTGACCGCAAGGCCAGTCACCTGCGCCGGCACCTCGCCGAACTGGGCGTCGACCCCGTCGAGACCGTTCTGATCGGCGACACGCTCGACGACGCCGACGCGGCCGACGAGGTCGGTGCCGGGTGCGTTCTCTACACCGGCGGTATCACCGACTCAGAACGGCTGCGGGCCCGTGGCGTGCCGGTCGCGGAGAGCCTCACCGAGGCCGTACGGCTGGCCGCGTACCGCTGA
- a CDS encoding glutaredoxin family protein: MGEPRLTLITRPGCHLCEVAREALERVALQTGDQWVEWDVSADIALERDYGERLPVVLLDGREHGYWRVEEQRLLDDLRRAGR, encoded by the coding sequence ATGGGCGAGCCTCGACTGACCTTGATCACCCGTCCGGGTTGTCACCTCTGCGAGGTGGCCCGCGAGGCACTGGAGCGGGTGGCGCTGCAGACTGGTGATCAATGGGTCGAATGGGATGTCAGCGCTGATATCGCCTTGGAGCGCGACTATGGCGAACGGCTCCCGGTCGTCCTGCTCGACGGCCGCGAACACGGTTACTGGCGGGTCGAGGAGCAGCGGCTCCTCGACGACCTGCGGCGCGCCGGCCGGTAG
- a CDS encoding ECF subfamily RNA polymerase sigma factor, BldN family, whose amino-acid sequence MLSITMRGDGGTKRANQRPQPNEAPVRPQPNGNTTPLGAGVATPTRPTMPTQPGGNDAETTILPVIPDQGTRSGAPPGRYPDRPDPSDPAREVWALVERAQAGETEAFGLIYDRYVDTVFRFIYFRVGNRQLAEDLTSDTFLRALKRIGSFTWQGRDLGAWLVTIARNLVADHFKSGRYRLEVTTGDVMDAEREDRGPEGSPEAAVVDHITNVALLTAVKQLNPEQQECIVLRFLQGFSVAETARAMGKNEGAIKALQYRAVRALARLLPDGFHG is encoded by the coding sequence ATGCTCAGCATCACGATGCGGGGCGACGGCGGCACCAAACGGGCCAACCAGCGGCCCCAACCGAACGAGGCGCCGGTCCGGCCCCAGCCGAACGGCAACACCACCCCGCTGGGGGCCGGGGTGGCCACTCCGACCCGACCCACCATGCCGACCCAGCCGGGCGGCAACGACGCCGAGACCACGATCCTGCCGGTCATCCCGGATCAGGGCACCCGGTCCGGCGCACCACCAGGTCGGTACCCGGACCGTCCGGATCCGTCCGATCCGGCCCGCGAGGTCTGGGCGCTCGTCGAGCGAGCCCAGGCCGGCGAAACGGAGGCCTTCGGACTAATTTACGACCGGTACGTGGACACGGTCTTCCGGTTCATCTACTTCCGGGTCGGCAACCGGCAACTCGCCGAGGACCTGACCTCCGACACGTTCCTGCGCGCCCTCAAGCGCATCGGCAGTTTCACCTGGCAGGGCCGTGATCTCGGGGCCTGGCTGGTGACGATCGCCCGCAACCTGGTGGCCGACCACTTCAAGTCCGGTCGCTACCGGCTGGAAGTTACTACCGGTGACGTTATGGACGCGGAGCGCGAGGATCGCGGACCGGAGGGTAGCCCGGAAGCCGCAGTCGTCGACCACATCACCAACGTGGCTCTGCTCACCGCCGTCAAGCAACTCAACCCCGAGCAGCAGGAATGCATCGTTCTCCGTTTCCTCCAAGGCTTTTCGGTCGCCGAGACCGCCCGGGCGATGGGCAAGAACGAGGGTGCGATCAAGGCATTGCAGTACCGGGCGGTACGGGCGTTGGCCCGGCTGCTGCCCGACGGATTCCACGGGTGA
- a CDS encoding HAD-IB family hydrolase yields MPPEGVLAVTRTRRVTISTDTAGHTTGWAATGLDAAPSEPVEPGAAAFFDLDNTMLRGASIYWLARGLAARNYFTTSDLARFAWRQARFRLLATEHAADMSHAREAALAFVAGWRVDDVERLTEEIFDELMAHRIWPGSRALAETHLDAGQRVWLVTAAPVEIGRIFAHRLGLTGAIGTVAEVIDGAYTGRLVGELMHGPAKAEAVGQLAAVEGLELARCSAYSDSANDIPMLSSVGHPIAVNPDSALRRHARERGWEIHDFRTGRKAARIAVPSTVAAGFLAGAVTAGLAMRRRWTAG; encoded by the coding sequence ATGCCGCCGGAAGGAGTTCTTGCCGTGACCCGCACTCGAAGGGTGACCATCAGCACCGACACCGCCGGCCACACCACCGGCTGGGCGGCGACCGGTCTGGACGCCGCGCCGAGCGAGCCGGTCGAGCCCGGTGCCGCAGCCTTCTTCGATCTCGACAACACGATGCTGCGCGGGGCGTCGATCTACTGGCTGGCCCGTGGCCTCGCGGCCCGCAACTACTTCACCACCAGTGATCTCGCGCGATTCGCCTGGCGGCAGGCGCGGTTCCGGCTGCTCGCCACCGAGCACGCCGCCGATATGTCGCACGCCCGCGAAGCGGCACTGGCGTTCGTCGCCGGTTGGCGGGTCGACGACGTCGAACGGCTCACCGAGGAAATTTTCGACGAACTGATGGCCCACCGGATCTGGCCCGGCAGCCGGGCCCTGGCTGAGACGCATCTCGACGCCGGCCAGCGGGTGTGGTTGGTGACCGCCGCCCCGGTGGAGATCGGCCGGATCTTCGCCCACCGGCTCGGGCTCACCGGCGCGATCGGCACCGTCGCCGAAGTGATCGACGGCGCGTACACCGGACGGCTGGTCGGTGAGCTGATGCACGGACCCGCGAAAGCGGAGGCCGTCGGCCAGCTCGCCGCCGTCGAAGGCCTCGAACTGGCCAGGTGCAGCGCCTACAGCGACTCCGCCAACGACATCCCGATGCTGTCGTCGGTCGGGCACCCCATCGCCGTCAACCCGGACAGCGCGCTACGCCGACACGCTCGGGAGCGCGGCTGGGAGATCCACGACTTCCGGACCGGTCGCAAGGCCGCCCGGATCGCGGTACCGTCGACGGTCGCCGCCGGCTTCCTGGCCGGGGCGGTGACGGCGGGCCTGGCGATGCGCCGTCGCTGGACGGCCGGTTGA
- a CDS encoding lysophospholipid acyltransferase family protein — protein sequence MTVPELPGDVWDQRVAAGLAFLRRRLAGEYEVDEFGFDPDLTESVFQPVLRALYREWFRAEILGVEHLPPKGAGLVVGNHSGTVALDAMVLSAIMYDAHPERRHLRLLSADLVFRLPFVSELARKLGGTMACNPDAERLLSGGELVGVFPEGFKGIGKPYSQRYKLQRFGRGGFVSAAIRTGAPIVPVAIVGAEETYPMLADIAPLARLLGLPYFPVTPTFPWLGPLGLVPLPSKWLIEFCPPIPTTQLADHADDPLVVFNLADQVRETIQQALHRLLERRPDPFGR from the coding sequence ATGACGGTGCCGGAGCTACCTGGAGACGTCTGGGACCAGCGGGTCGCGGCCGGACTGGCGTTCCTGCGCCGTCGGCTGGCCGGCGAGTACGAAGTCGACGAGTTCGGCTTCGACCCCGACCTGACCGAGAGCGTCTTCCAGCCGGTGCTGCGGGCGCTGTACCGCGAGTGGTTCCGGGCCGAAATCCTCGGCGTGGAGCACCTGCCGCCGAAGGGCGCCGGCCTGGTGGTCGGCAACCATTCCGGTACGGTCGCGCTGGACGCCATGGTGCTTTCCGCGATCATGTACGACGCGCACCCCGAGCGGCGGCACCTGCGCCTGCTCAGCGCCGACCTGGTGTTCCGGCTGCCGTTCGTTTCCGAACTGGCCCGCAAGCTCGGCGGGACGATGGCCTGCAATCCGGACGCCGAGCGGCTGCTCAGCGGCGGGGAGCTGGTCGGTGTCTTCCCGGAAGGCTTCAAGGGGATCGGCAAGCCCTATTCCCAGCGATACAAGCTGCAGCGGTTCGGACGCGGCGGCTTCGTGTCGGCGGCGATCCGGACCGGGGCGCCGATCGTGCCGGTGGCGATCGTGGGAGCCGAGGAGACCTATCCGATGCTCGCCGACATCGCGCCGCTGGCCCGGCTGCTCGGCCTGCCGTACTTCCCGGTCACCCCGACCTTTCCCTGGCTGGGCCCGTTGGGGTTGGTGCCGCTGCCGAGCAAGTGGCTGATCGAGTTCTGCCCGCCGATCCCGACTACCCAGCTGGCCGATCACGCCGACGATCCGCTGGTCGTGTTCAACCTCGCCGACCAGGTACGCGAGACGATCCAGCAGGCGCTGCACCGGTTGCTGGAACGCCGACCTGACCCGTTCGGCCGTTGA
- a CDS encoding AURKAIP1/COX24 domain-containing protein, translated as MGSVVKKRRKRMAKKKHRKLLRKTRVQRRRLGK; from the coding sequence ATGGGCTCGGTGGTCAAGAAGCGCCGCAAGCGTATGGCCAAGAAGAAGCACCGCAAGCTGCTGCGCAAGACCCGCGTCCAGCGTCGACGTCTCGGCAAGTGA
- a CDS encoding helix-turn-helix domain-containing protein, producing the protein MAGSPQSEDRLSEVKFLTVAEVAKVMRVSKMTVYRLVHSGELSAVRVGRSFRVPEHAVHDYLRGAFQESA; encoded by the coding sequence ATGGCAGGATCACCACAGTCCGAGGACAGGCTGTCGGAGGTCAAGTTCCTGACCGTCGCCGAGGTGGCCAAGGTGATGCGGGTGTCGAAGATGACGGTCTATCGACTCGTGCACTCCGGTGAGTTGTCCGCGGTGCGCGTCGGTCGATCGTTCCGGGTACCGGAGCACGCCGTCCACGACTATCTACGGGGAGCGTTCCAGGAGTCCGCGTAG
- a CDS encoding proline dehydrogenase family protein, which produces MLRSVILAAARSTRIERLVATAPFSRDVVRRFVGGTTIDDALDAGAALATAGLTISVDHLGEDTETPEQASAVRAEYLALIDALDRAGLAAGADVSVKLSALGQRFDEQAATEHARVICAAAAAVDCTVTLDMEDHTTTDATLDTLQRLRADHPGTGAVLQAYLRRTEADCRELATAGSRVRLCKGAYAEPESVAYQSAIDVDKSFVRCLNILFSGPGYPMLATHDPRLIAIAEDRARWFDRAPEEFEFQLLYGVRPEEQLRLVGEGYTVRVYLPYGTDWYGYLMRRLAERPANVAFLGRAMLSRD; this is translated from the coding sequence ATGCTTCGCTCGGTCATCCTCGCCGCGGCCCGGTCGACCCGGATCGAACGGCTGGTCGCCACCGCACCGTTCAGCCGCGACGTGGTCCGTCGCTTCGTCGGTGGCACCACCATCGACGACGCGCTCGACGCCGGTGCCGCGCTCGCCACCGCCGGCCTGACCATCAGCGTGGATCACCTCGGCGAGGACACCGAGACCCCGGAACAGGCCAGCGCCGTACGCGCCGAATATCTGGCGTTGATCGACGCGCTCGACCGGGCCGGCCTGGCCGCCGGAGCCGACGTCAGCGTCAAGCTCTCCGCGCTCGGCCAACGGTTCGACGAGCAGGCCGCCACGGAGCACGCGCGGGTGATCTGCGCCGCGGCCGCCGCCGTCGACTGCACGGTCACCCTGGACATGGAGGACCACACCACCACCGACGCGACGCTGGACACCCTGCAGCGGCTGCGGGCCGACCATCCGGGTACGGGCGCGGTCCTGCAGGCCTACTTGCGGCGTACCGAGGCCGACTGCCGGGAACTGGCCACCGCCGGGTCGCGGGTGCGGCTCTGCAAGGGTGCCTACGCCGAGCCCGAATCGGTCGCGTACCAGTCGGCGATCGACGTGGACAAGTCGTTCGTCCGCTGCCTCAACATCCTCTTCTCCGGACCTGGCTACCCGATGCTCGCCACCCACGATCCCCGGCTGATAGCGATCGCCGAGGACCGCGCGCGCTGGTTCGACCGCGCCCCGGAGGAGTTCGAGTTCCAGCTGCTGTACGGCGTACGCCCGGAGGAGCAGCTACGCCTGGTCGGCGAGGGCTACACGGTCCGGGTCTACCTTCCCTACGGCACCGACTGGTACGGCTACCTGATGCGGCGGTTGGCGGAACGCCCGGCCAACGTGGCGTTCCTCGGCCGGGCGATGCTGTCCCGCGACTGA
- a CDS encoding glutathionylspermidine synthase family protein, translating into MRRELSRLRADWDATVRAQGLVYVDTELPSGGVMSYWDESACYAFDLAEVLRLEEATEELHRMAVAAAEHVVASGRYAEFGIPAWAADGVARSLREQPPTLYGRFDLWYDGSWPPKLLEYNADTPTALVEAAIVQWYWLEDLHPRLDQWNSLHERLVAAWAQIKTGLYSPAVHVTWSSEEETGEDLMTAGYLAETARQAGLATELLPMLDVGWDGRRFVDAADQPITTCFKLYPWEWMLAEPYGRLALDPGTPTTWIEPAWKLLLSNKALLAVLWELYPGHPYLLPAYLDGPRDMPEYVAKPLLGREGAAVRIVTGSGEIVNPGEYGDEGWCFQEFRALPAFSGNHLVLGSWVVAGESAGAGLRESMGLITDGYARFLPHYVDAQRAA; encoded by the coding sequence ATGCGCCGCGAGCTCAGCCGACTTCGCGCGGACTGGGACGCCACGGTACGGGCGCAGGGCCTCGTCTACGTCGACACCGAACTGCCCAGCGGCGGGGTGATGTCCTACTGGGACGAGTCCGCCTGCTACGCGTTCGACCTGGCCGAGGTGTTGCGGCTGGAGGAAGCGACCGAGGAGCTGCACCGGATGGCGGTGGCCGCCGCCGAACACGTCGTCGCCTCCGGCAGGTACGCCGAGTTCGGCATCCCGGCGTGGGCCGCCGACGGGGTGGCCCGGTCGCTCCGCGAGCAGCCACCGACCCTGTACGGCCGGTTCGACCTCTGGTACGACGGCTCCTGGCCGCCGAAGCTGCTGGAGTACAACGCCGACACCCCGACCGCGCTGGTCGAGGCCGCGATCGTGCAGTGGTACTGGTTGGAGGACCTCCACCCGCGCCTTGACCAGTGGAACAGCCTGCACGAGCGGCTGGTCGCCGCCTGGGCGCAGATCAAGACCGGGTTGTACAGCCCGGCGGTGCACGTGACGTGGTCGAGCGAGGAGGAGACCGGCGAGGATCTGATGACCGCCGGTTATCTCGCCGAGACCGCCCGGCAGGCCGGGTTGGCCACCGAGTTGCTGCCGATGCTGGACGTCGGCTGGGACGGCCGGCGGTTCGTCGACGCCGCCGATCAGCCGATCACCACCTGCTTCAAGCTCTACCCGTGGGAGTGGATGCTGGCCGAGCCGTACGGCCGGTTGGCGCTCGATCCCGGTACCCCGACGACCTGGATCGAGCCGGCCTGGAAGCTGCTGCTGTCCAACAAGGCGCTGCTGGCGGTGCTCTGGGAGCTGTATCCCGGCCATCCTTACCTGCTGCCGGCCTATCTCGACGGTCCTCGGGACATGCCGGAGTACGTGGCCAAGCCGCTGCTCGGTCGGGAAGGTGCGGCGGTGCGGATCGTCACCGGATCGGGCGAGATCGTCAACCCGGGCGAGTACGGCGACGAGGGCTGGTGCTTCCAGGAGTTCCGGGCGTTGCCGGCTTTCTCCGGCAATCATCTGGTGCTCGGCAGCTGGGTGGTGGCCGGCGAGTCCGCCGGTGCCGGACTACGCGAGAGCATGGGGCTGATCACCGACGGCTACGCTCGTTTCCTGCCGCACTACGTGGACGCCCAACGCGCGGCGTGA
- a CDS encoding CGNR zinc finger domain-containing protein gives MDFDAYARTAVDLVNAPLADLDDLKALFHGDHAWMRDEVAERDVVLFRRASRRLRDVFEFGTTGRDTDAVAELNSLLAAFPVRPRISGHEGARDWHMHVTSRGASVSAEYLAGAVWGLSVWLCQYGSARFGVCADARCGNVYLDTSSNCCRRFCSERCATRSHVAAHRARKRAAVEDEAGLARVS, from the coding sequence GTGGACTTCGACGCGTACGCGCGGACCGCGGTTGATCTGGTCAACGCACCCCTGGCCGACCTGGACGATCTGAAGGCCCTGTTTCACGGCGATCACGCCTGGATGCGGGACGAGGTGGCCGAACGGGACGTCGTGTTGTTCCGGCGGGCCAGCAGACGCCTGCGGGACGTTTTCGAGTTCGGGACCACCGGCCGGGACACCGACGCGGTCGCGGAGCTCAATTCGTTGCTGGCGGCCTTTCCGGTGCGGCCCCGGATCTCCGGCCACGAGGGTGCCCGGGACTGGCACATGCACGTGACCAGCCGGGGCGCCTCGGTCAGCGCCGAATATCTGGCCGGCGCTGTCTGGGGGCTGTCGGTCTGGCTGTGTCAGTACGGCAGTGCCCGGTTCGGGGTGTGCGCCGACGCCCGCTGCGGCAACGTCTACCTGGACACGTCGTCCAACTGCTGCCGGCGGTTCTGTTCGGAACGCTGCGCGACCAGGTCACACGTTGCCGCGCACCGGGCGCGTAAGCGGGCCGCCGTGGAGGACGAAGCCGGACTGGCCCGGGTTTCCTGA
- a CDS encoding sugar phosphate isomerase/epimerase, whose translation MKFAVPVLLSSSSVFPEPTAAAFEMAAALGYDGLEVMVWTDAVSQDAGALRGLAEHYGVPVLAVHAPCLLVTQRVWSPDPWERLRRSAVLAETLGAPTVVVHPPFSWQRDYARTFADGLRTLAAAHPDLRFAVENMFPVRMAGREFVPYQPGWDPTAVGYDSYTLDLSHCAASRADALALADSMGASLDHVHLGDGSGLGRDEHLVPGRGNQPCAELLGSLSGRGFRGAVAVEVATRGARSRTVREADLREALAFARRHLTASATTSVTGPPSPSGR comes from the coding sequence GTGAAGTTCGCGGTCCCCGTGTTGCTCTCCAGCTCCTCGGTCTTTCCCGAGCCGACGGCAGCCGCCTTCGAGATGGCCGCCGCGCTGGGCTACGACGGCCTCGAAGTGATGGTCTGGACCGACGCGGTCAGCCAGGACGCCGGCGCGCTGCGCGGGCTCGCCGAGCACTACGGCGTGCCGGTGCTCGCCGTACACGCGCCCTGCCTGCTGGTCACGCAACGGGTCTGGAGTCCGGATCCGTGGGAGCGGCTGCGGCGCTCCGCCGTGCTGGCCGAGACCCTCGGGGCACCGACCGTGGTGGTCCACCCGCCGTTCAGCTGGCAGCGTGACTACGCCCGTACCTTCGCCGACGGTCTGCGGACCCTGGCGGCGGCCCATCCGGATCTGCGCTTCGCGGTGGAGAACATGTTCCCGGTACGGATGGCCGGCCGAGAGTTCGTCCCCTACCAGCCCGGCTGGGATCCGACGGCGGTCGGCTACGACTCGTACACCCTGGATCTGTCGCACTGCGCCGCGTCGCGGGCCGACGCGCTGGCGCTGGCCGACTCGATGGGTGCCAGCCTGGATCACGTGCACCTCGGCGACGGCAGCGGCCTCGGCCGCGACGAGCATCTGGTCCCGGGACGGGGCAACCAACCCTGCGCCGAACTGCTGGGCTCGCTGTCCGGTCGCGGCTTCCGTGGCGCCGTGGCGGTCGAAGTGGCCACCCGGGGCGCGCGCAGCCGTACGGTGCGCGAAGCCGACCTGCGCGAGGCGCTGGCCTTCGCCCGCCGGCACCTGACCGCGTCGGCCACGACCTCCGTGACCGGCCCGCCGTCGCCGTCCGGCCGGTGA
- a CDS encoding Ppx/GppA phosphatase family protein produces the protein MRLGVLDVGSNTVHLLVVDAHPGAHPWPAHSEKTLLRLAEQIGPDGAITAAGADSLVEAVAAARTAAIEWQTSELIAFATSAVRDATNSAAVLARVRAETGVHLQVLSGADEARLTFLAVRRWFGWSAGRLLVLDIGGGSLELAAGVDEEPHLAQSLPLGAGRLTRERLGITPDTLSPPSAEFVAELRDHVDAQVRPLIPQLQAQGWDRAVGTSKTFRTLARLAGAAPSSAGLWASRRLTRTGLRQVTGFIRHIPPTELSELEGVSASRGHQLLAGAVVAESVMRQLSIDSLDICPWALREGVILRQMARLEPIPG, from the coding sequence ATGCGACTGGGTGTGCTCGACGTCGGTTCAAACACCGTGCATCTCCTCGTAGTGGACGCACACCCCGGTGCCCACCCCTGGCCGGCACACTCGGAGAAGACCCTGCTGCGGCTCGCCGAACAGATCGGACCGGACGGCGCGATCACCGCTGCCGGAGCCGACTCGCTGGTCGAAGCGGTCGCGGCGGCCCGGACGGCGGCGATCGAGTGGCAGACCAGCGAACTGATCGCGTTCGCCACGTCAGCGGTACGCGACGCCACCAACTCGGCCGCCGTACTGGCCCGGGTACGCGCCGAGACCGGCGTGCACCTGCAGGTGCTCTCCGGAGCCGACGAGGCCCGACTGACCTTCCTGGCGGTACGGCGCTGGTTCGGCTGGTCCGCCGGGCGGCTGCTGGTGCTCGACATCGGCGGCGGGTCGCTGGAGCTGGCGGCCGGCGTCGACGAGGAGCCGCACCTGGCCCAGTCGTTGCCGCTGGGTGCCGGCCGACTGACCCGGGAACGGCTCGGCATCACCCCGGACACCCTCAGCCCGCCGTCCGCCGAGTTCGTCGCCGAGCTGCGCGACCACGTTGACGCCCAGGTGAGGCCGCTGATCCCGCAGCTGCAGGCGCAGGGCTGGGACCGGGCGGTCGGCACCTCCAAGACCTTCCGCACCCTGGCCCGGCTGGCCGGTGCCGCCCCGTCCAGTGCCGGCCTGTGGGCATCCCGCCGGCTCACCCGGACCGGACTGCGGCAGGTGACCGGTTTCATCCGGCACATCCCGCCCACCGAGCTCTCCGAGCTGGAGGGGGTCAGCGCCAGCCGGGGACATCAGCTGCTGGCGGGAGCGGTGGTGGCCGAGTCGGTGATGCGGCAGTTAAGCATCGACTCGCTGGACATCTGCCCCTGGGCGCTCCGGGAAGGGGTCATCCTGCGGCAGATGGCCCGGTTGGAGCCGATCCCCGGGTGA